A region from the Ammospiza nelsoni isolate bAmmNel1 chromosome 1, bAmmNel1.pri, whole genome shotgun sequence genome encodes:
- the CCN4 gene encoding CCN family member 4: MQGLSFTVTSGMKWLLPWILAASSILQATGQTSLSMSSPVPATEEPYTRAQYCRWPCECPRSPPRCAPGVSLVTDGCDCCKTCAKQRGESCTEADTCDFHRGLYCDYSGDRPRYEIGVCAQIVGVGCVLNGLRYKNGETFQPNCKYNCTCINGAVGCVPMCTNSRPPLVWCPNPKLIKMTGKCCEQWVCDDSRKIRKTSPRHISSAAYEGEEEAWQKNCIVHTSPWSPCSKTCGLGISTRISNDNEQCRLLKESRLCNMRPCEVDITQHIKPGKKCLAVYRANEPMNYTISGCVSKSPYRPKYCGVCTDNRCCTPYKSKTIEVSFQCPDGTEFSWKIMWINACFCNLNCRNPNDIFADLAHYYDYSEIAN; encoded by the exons GCCACTGGCCAGACCTCCCTGAGCATGAGCAGCCCCGTCCCAGCCACGGAGGAGCCCTACACACGGGCTCAGTACTGCAGGTGGCCCTGCGAGTGCCCCCGGTCCCCGCCACGCTGTGCGCCCGGCGTCAGCCTGGTCACGGACGGCTGTGACTGCTGCAAGACGTGTGCCAAGCAGAGAGGGGAGAGCTGCACCGAGGCTGACACCTGTGACTTCCACAGGGGCTTGTACTGTGACTACAGCGGAGACAGACCTAGGTACGAAATAGGAGTATGTGCAC AGATTGTTGGTGTAGGATGTGTCCTCAATGGACTCAGGTACAAGAACGGGGAGACATTCCAGCCCAACTGCAAATACAACTGCACCTGCATTAATGGTGCTGTGGGCTGTGTTCCCATGTGCACAAACTCACGTCCTCCACTTGTCTGGTGCCCAAACCCAAAGCTGATTAAGATGACAGGGAAGTGCTGCGAGCAGTGGGTTTGTGATGACTCCAGGAAAATCAGGAAGACATCTCCACGCCACATCTCCTCTGCAG CCTacgagggagaggaggaagccTGGCAGAAGAACTGCATTGTGCACACCTCACCCTGGAGCCCCTGCTCCAAGACCTGTGGGCTGGGCATCTCCACCAGGATCTCCAACGACAACGAGCAGTGCCGGCTCCTGAAGGAGAGCCGCCTGTGCAACATGAGGCCCTGTGAGGTGGATATAACCCAGCACATAAAG CCCGGGAAGAAATGTTTGGCTGTCTACAGGGCGAATGAGCCCATGAACTACACCATCTCTGGCTGTGTGAGCAAAAGCCCCTACAGGCCCAAGTACTGTGGGGTCTGCACAGACAACAGGTGCTGCACACCCTACAAGTCCAAGACTATTGAAGTGAGCTTCCAGTGCCCAGATGGAACTGAGTTTTCCTGGAAAATTATGTGGATCAATGCTTGTTTTTGCAACCTGAACTGCAGGAACCCCAACGACATCTTTGCTGACTTGGCTCATTACTATGATTACTCTGAAATCGCTAATTAA